From the Polaribacter gangjinensis genome, the window AGCAATATTTTTATCATTGGAAATCAATTAAAAAAACAAGGTTTTTACAATGAATTGGCAAGTTTGTCTGATTTAGATTCGAATGGAGATTTGAAATATACTGTCGATTTTAGAACGATTTATGCCAGTATTTTACAAAATTGGTTAGCTGTAAATGATGAACAAATTTTACAACAAAAATTCAATTCTTTAGATTTTATCTAATTGTATTTCACTTTACGAATTACTCTCATAGCCTCTTTAAACTTGATATAAGTCGTTTTATCATCAATATTTTTAATGTACTCTTTTGCTTTTTTTAGTTGTGATGCTGCATCTAAAAAACCATTCAAATAGCACAATAAATAATTGGTTGGCAATCGCAAAACATCTTCATGATCTAACACAGACAAGGGTTTTTGATGTTCAATTTTTTGAATAATTGCATTGCAATTATCATAAATGTGTTTGATAATGACTTCATCATATTTTGGAACTTCAAATAAAAATTCGGTGACAATATCGTGTTTTCCATTGTCTTTAAAATTGATGATGGTTTTTTCTAAAGGAAAATGCGCTTCTTTTTTATTGATGCCTAATAAAATATATTCAGTGATGATAAATGAACGATTGTTATAACTAATTTGAACTTCATCCAAGGCAGAAAAAAACAAACGAACTTGTTCATTAATCAGCTCAATATCTACTCTTGAAAAATATTCTTTTCCGTTGATTTTTTTTCGTTCACCTGCCCAACACAACACAAACTGTTCATTAAAAACTTTGTATTGTGGATGATATTCTGGCTTATGATTATTGATGAAATCAAACACGCCATTTAAAGTCAATTCAATATTATTTGTCGCACTTTTTTCAATAGCTGCAACTATATCTTTGTTAGTATTTTTCAGTTCAAAAGTAGTTCCTGAAAAAGGCATGGAATTGCTTCCTCTTCTGTAAAAAATGGTTCCTTTTTGATATTTCCAAGCATTTTTTAGTAATGAAGTAACTTGATTA encodes:
- a CDS encoding ATP-binding protein; the encoded protein is MINKRLLIKNLIAHNDENSFYDKKEKLSLENKEGKAKFLKHICALSNSNPENNSFIVVGVSDAENTIVGVDFFDDSKIQNLVNAYLVNPPKIQYENVPFPRLQRHKVVGLVTIHPNNQVTSLLKNAWKYQKGTIFYRRGSNSMPFSGTTFELKNTNKDIVAAIEKSATNNIELTLNGVFDFINNHKPEYHPQYKVFNEQFVLCWAGERKKINGKEYFSRVDIELINEQVRLFFSALDEVQISYNNRSFIITEYILLGINKKEAHFPLEKTIINFKDNGKHDIVTEFLFEVPKYDEVIIKHIYDNCNAIIQKIEHQKPLSVLDHEDVLRLPTNYLLCYLNGFLDAASQLKKAKEYIKNIDDKTTYIKFKEAMRVIRKVKYN